Proteins found in one Quercus robur chromosome 2, dhQueRobu3.1, whole genome shotgun sequence genomic segment:
- the LOC126708119 gene encoding heat shock factor protein HSF30 codes for MEGVMVKEEETVTYGVGSSSSSSSCISPQPMEGLHELGPPPFLTKTFEMVEDPATDSIVSWSAARNSFVVWDSHKFSTTLLPRHFKHSNFSSFVRQLNTYGFRKVDPDRWEFANEGFLAGQKHLLKNIKRRRHVTQGTQQQGGGACVELGQYGLEGELEILKRDRGLLMAEIVRLRQQQQNSREQMIAMEDRLQTTERKQQQLMNFLAKALNNPSFIQQFSQMSAQRRGLQGVEIGRKRRLTASPSVENLQEEDVSVLAGSNQVVDFTSQDQEEMATMETFFSAALDNESSSDINDPIASSVPTRSGANLDSVNETIWEELLNEDLITENPEEEAVVGDKSEIDVEVEDLVAEPDDWGDDFQDLVDQLVISGSLANGNLYKEGIKH; via the exons ATGGAGGGAGTGATGGTTAAGGAAGAAGAAACGGTGACGTACGGTGTGGGATCATCGTCCTCTTCATCTTCGTGCATTTCACCGCAACCAATGGAGGGGTTACACGAGCTTGGCCCGCCTCCATTTCTGACCAAGACCTTTGAAATGGTGGAAGACCCAGCAACTGACTCGATCGTGTCGTGGAGCGCAGCTCGCAATAGCTTCGTTGTTTGGGACTCTCACAAATTCTCCACCACCCTTCTTCCTCGCCACTTCAAGCACAGTAATTTCTCAAGCTTCGTTCGCCAGCTCAATACATAT GGTTTCAGAAAGGTTGATCCTGATCGATGGGAATTCGCAAATGAAGGGTTTCTGGCAGGGCAAAAGCATCTATTAAAGAAcatcaaaagaagaagacatgtcACACAGGGTACGCAACAACAAGGAGGAGGAGCTTGTGTTGAATTGGGACAATATGGGTTAGAAGGTGAGCTTGAGATATTAAAGAGAGATCGGGGCTTGCTAATGGCCGAAATTGTGAGGTTGAGGCAGCAACAACAGAATTCAAGGGAACAAATGATTGCAATGGAGGATAGGTTACAGACCACAGAGAGGAAACAGCAACAGTTAATGAATTTTCTTGCTAAAGCACTTAATAACCCATCCTTTATCCAGCAATTTAGTCAGATGAGTGCTCAAAGAAGAGGACTACAGGGTGTTGAAATTGGACGAAAGCGTAGACTTACTGCAAGCCCAAGTGTGGAGAATTTGCAAGAAGAAGACGTGTCTGTGTTGGCAGGCAGTAACCAAGTTGTGGACTTTACAAGCCAAGATCAAGAAGAAATGGCAACTATGGAAACATTTTTCTCAGCTGCCTTGGACAATGAATCAAGCAGTGATATCAATGACCCAATTGCAAGTTCAGTACCCACAAGAAGTGGTGCCAATTTGGATTCTGTCAATGAGACCATTTGGGAAGAACTATTGAATGAAGATCTAATCACTGAAAATCCGGAAGAAGAAGCTGTGGTTGGTGATAAGTCGGAAATTGATGTGGAAGTGGAGGATTTGGTCGCAGAACCTGACGACTGGGGTGATGATTTCCAAGACCTCGTCGATCAACTGGTTATCTCAG GCAGTCTAGCCAACGGAAATTTGTATAAGGAGGGCATTAAGCATTGA